One genomic segment of Nitrospira sp. includes these proteins:
- a CDS encoding radical SAM protein, translating into MGHHKIGLIIPHPEDQKWDSVWKLFRTPNLNLPTLAALIPEDEWDIEIQDEIVGPLDFTRDYDLVFITVTTVVAVRAYEVARLFRERGAKVVLGGIHPSTMPDEAIKHADAVVIGEGELTVPRLIEDFKKGKMQPQYRMPHMVEKWDEKPPRWDLLPPGYMFRDALTATRGCNYRCTFCSIHLALGGGAYGFRKKPPADVVKLVEKMNGPMVMFWDDDLLSDPAYTRDLCQAMKPLGKKWMSQMSATYVAHHPELLKTLKESGCSAMFMGIESINQDSLKSVDKQNQAKLYEEMIKRIHDQGIDIHAGFICGLDHEDVFDFERTAEWATKMGIAGALWRIMTPYPGTKQFAELKAAGRILTENWTAYTGEHVVYKPAKMTVEQLYWGHKWAKGQFYSYRSIGQRAIQRASQNGFGELLNITGCGLGYRSMFHLAADSAPVNVYRDMNHLPPQAEPIAYRFPYPPKKRFSFITDRLDQIRSKMQPRPRINKC; encoded by the coding sequence ATGGGGCATCACAAGATCGGTCTCATTATTCCACATCCTGAAGATCAGAAATGGGATTCGGTCTGGAAACTATTCCGTACGCCCAATTTAAACCTCCCAACGCTCGCCGCTCTTATTCCCGAGGACGAATGGGACATCGAAATCCAAGACGAAATCGTCGGGCCTCTGGACTTCACGCGTGACTATGATTTGGTGTTCATCACTGTGACCACGGTCGTGGCTGTGCGGGCATACGAGGTGGCTCGTCTCTTCCGCGAACGCGGCGCCAAGGTCGTGCTCGGCGGTATTCACCCTTCGACCATGCCGGATGAAGCCATCAAACATGCCGATGCAGTCGTCATAGGGGAAGGAGAGCTGACCGTGCCACGGCTGATCGAAGATTTCAAGAAAGGCAAGATGCAACCGCAGTATCGCATGCCGCATATGGTCGAGAAATGGGACGAAAAACCTCCACGCTGGGATCTGTTGCCGCCGGGCTACATGTTTCGGGATGCGCTGACGGCGACAAGAGGATGTAATTATCGCTGCACATTCTGTTCGATTCATTTGGCCTTGGGAGGCGGCGCATACGGCTTCCGGAAGAAGCCACCGGCGGACGTGGTCAAACTGGTCGAGAAAATGAACGGGCCGATGGTGATGTTTTGGGACGACGATTTGTTGTCGGACCCGGCCTATACGCGGGACCTCTGCCAGGCCATGAAGCCGCTCGGCAAGAAATGGATGAGCCAAATGAGCGCCACCTACGTCGCTCATCATCCCGAGTTGCTCAAGACATTGAAAGAGTCAGGTTGCTCGGCAATGTTCATGGGCATCGAATCGATCAATCAAGATTCGCTCAAGTCCGTCGACAAACAAAATCAGGCGAAGCTGTATGAGGAGATGATCAAGCGCATTCACGACCAAGGAATCGATATTCATGCAGGATTTATCTGCGGCTTGGACCATGAAGATGTCTTTGACTTCGAACGTACTGCCGAATGGGCGACGAAGATGGGCATAGCAGGAGCGCTCTGGCGCATTATGACCCCCTATCCCGGCACCAAGCAGTTTGCGGAACTCAAGGCGGCCGGACGGATCCTCACGGAGAATTGGACCGCCTACACCGGCGAGCATGTCGTGTACAAGCCGGCCAAAATGACCGTTGAGCAATTATACTGGGGGCACAAGTGGGCTAAGGGACAGTTCTATTCGTATCGTTCCATCGGACAGCGGGCGATTCAGCGGGCTTCTCAAAACGGGTTCGGCGAGTTGCTCAACATTACCGGTTGTGGACTGGGCTACCGCTCCATGTTTCACCTGGCGGCAGATTCGGCGCCGGTCAATGTCTATCGCGACATGAACCACTTGCCGCCGCAAGCGGAACCAATCGCCTATCGATTCCCCTATCCGCCGAAGAAACGGTTCAGCTTTATCACCGATCGATTGGACCAGATCCGTTCAAAGATGCAGCCGAGACCGAGGATCAATAAATGCTGA
- the pyk gene encoding pyruvate kinase — protein MNMRKAKIVCTIGPASSSPTLLDRLIENGMDAARLNFSHGTHEFHAAAIAEIRRAASRRGAAVAVIQDLQGPRIRVGLLPSEGIDVTAGQVVRLLSSSSPSRPFDLQSKSAGIPEVPTTYAFLTRDVRAGARVLINDGLIELRADRVTDDAIDCTVLIGGNMTSHKGINLPDTHISAPTLTEKDREDMRFGVTQGVDYVALSFVRGPQDIEAARTVLAGYGGHLPIIAKIERAEAIASLHDILEQADGVMIARGDLGVEMGPEAVPILQKRIIVEANRRRRLVITATQMLESMTKASRPTRAEASDVANAVFDGSDGLMLSAETAVGLHPIDTIQVMDRIIRAAEDGTEPGIVPKRYTDLPNASFSEAICNAASSAARAIDAGAIVAFSERGATARLISKQRPTAPIIAFTPFERVRQQMALYWGVRPYTMPQIEQTDARVDEAERRLKQEGLAKTGGKIVILSGTRVGEPGGTNLIKLHEVR, from the coding sequence ATGAACATGCGAAAGGCCAAAATCGTCTGCACCATCGGGCCGGCGAGCAGTTCGCCGACGCTCTTGGACCGATTGATTGAAAACGGCATGGATGCCGCTCGCTTGAATTTCTCTCACGGCACCCATGAATTTCACGCTGCGGCCATCGCTGAGATTCGTCGAGCGGCATCCCGCAGAGGTGCCGCGGTGGCGGTCATCCAGGACCTGCAAGGTCCCAGGATTCGAGTGGGGCTCTTGCCGAGTGAAGGAATCGACGTGACAGCCGGGCAGGTGGTACGCCTGCTGTCCTCGTCGTCTCCTTCGAGGCCGTTCGACCTTCAATCCAAATCCGCCGGCATACCTGAAGTACCGACGACCTACGCATTCTTGACTCGCGATGTTCGTGCAGGCGCCAGGGTGTTGATCAACGATGGACTCATTGAACTGCGCGCCGATCGTGTCACAGATGATGCCATCGACTGTACGGTCCTGATCGGCGGCAACATGACTTCGCACAAAGGCATTAACCTGCCGGACACTCACATCAGCGCTCCGACCCTGACGGAAAAAGATCGGGAGGACATGAGATTCGGTGTCACACAGGGCGTGGACTATGTCGCTCTCTCGTTCGTGAGAGGCCCACAGGATATCGAGGCCGCGCGGACCGTCTTGGCGGGATATGGCGGTCACCTCCCGATCATCGCCAAGATTGAGCGGGCCGAAGCCATCGCTTCATTACACGACATTCTGGAACAGGCGGACGGCGTGATGATCGCGCGCGGTGATCTTGGCGTGGAAATGGGTCCTGAAGCGGTACCGATTCTCCAGAAACGCATCATCGTGGAAGCCAATCGCCGGCGTCGCCTAGTCATCACGGCCACTCAGATGCTGGAGTCGATGACCAAGGCTTCGCGTCCGACCAGAGCGGAAGCCTCCGATGTCGCGAACGCCGTGTTCGACGGCAGCGATGGGTTGATGCTCTCGGCTGAAACCGCCGTCGGCCTCCATCCCATCGACACCATTCAAGTCATGGACCGCATCATTCGCGCGGCGGAGGATGGCACCGAGCCAGGCATCGTGCCCAAACGCTACACCGACCTCCCCAATGCGTCCTTTTCTGAGGCGATCTGCAACGCCGCCTCATCCGCCGCCAGAGCCATCGACGCCGGTGCTATCGTGGCGTTCAGTGAGCGAGGTGCGACCGCCCGGCTGATCTCCAAGCAGCGACCGACGGCGCCGATCATCGCCTTTACTCCCTTCGAGAGGGTCCGGCAGCAGATGGCCCTCTACTGGGGCGTGCGTCCGTACACCATGCCGCAGATCGAGCAGACCGATGCTCGCGTGGATGAAGCGGAACGACGATTGAAGCAAGAGGGGCTGGCCAAGACAGGAGGGAAAATCGTGATCTTGTCGGGGACGCGCGTGGGGGAACCGGGCGGGACCAACCTCATCAAACTGCATGAAGTCAGGTAG
- a CDS encoding sulfotransferase, translated as MRRSFLIHAANGLGGIVSPATSASLEEEELMRAACHRAGHDDFGDASFREPLRRLLSALQAEAHLHPLGQLAARRELTRLLVNRLRLQEDRRRHPGIAEQQIRQPIIITGLPRTGTTFLHGLLALDPANRVPRTWETLYPSPPPEAETYHVDRRIALVDREIRWFHRMVQDFNRIHPVGARLPEECLVIFSHSFMSYQFASTHRVPSYLDWLESQDLRPSYEMHRRFLQQLQWRCPGERWVLKAPAHMFDFEAMFGAYPDACVVMTHREPLEVTASHASLTATLRSAFSDEVDPVEVGRECTRRWAEAVSRALRSRERGCAPSERFLDLYYTDLVADPVAAVERVYGHFDLPLPDGLRDKVRESITRNPKNRFGEHRYHLHDFGLDLQEEEKRYAAYRERFRL; from the coding sequence GTGAGACGCTCTTTCCTCATCCACGCAGCCAACGGGCTGGGCGGCATTGTCAGTCCGGCAACGTCGGCAAGCCTTGAGGAAGAGGAACTCATGAGGGCGGCATGCCACCGGGCCGGCCATGACGACTTTGGTGACGCATCCTTTCGAGAACCTCTCCGCCGTCTCCTTTCGGCACTTCAGGCGGAAGCTCATCTTCACCCTTTAGGGCAACTGGCCGCTCGTCGCGAACTGACCAGGCTCCTCGTCAACCGCTTGCGGCTGCAGGAAGATCGCAGGCGTCATCCCGGTATCGCTGAGCAACAAATTCGACAACCGATCATCATCACGGGCCTGCCCCGCACCGGGACGACGTTTCTCCATGGCCTGCTTGCCCTTGACCCAGCCAACCGGGTTCCACGCACCTGGGAGACCCTATACCCCAGCCCGCCGCCAGAGGCAGAGACGTACCACGTTGACCGGCGCATTGCCCTGGTTGATCGTGAGATCCGCTGGTTCCATCGAATGGTTCAGGATTTCAACCGTATTCACCCCGTCGGCGCACGGCTTCCCGAGGAGTGCCTGGTGATCTTCAGCCATTCGTTCATGAGCTACCAGTTCGCGTCGACCCACCGTGTGCCGTCCTATCTTGACTGGCTTGAATCTCAGGACCTCCGCCCCTCATACGAGATGCACCGTAGATTCTTGCAGCAGTTGCAGTGGCGGTGTCCGGGGGAGCGTTGGGTGTTGAAGGCACCTGCTCACATGTTCGATTTCGAGGCGATGTTTGGGGCCTACCCTGACGCCTGTGTCGTGATGACACACCGCGAGCCACTAGAGGTGACCGCCTCCCACGCCAGTCTGACGGCAACCCTCAGATCTGCCTTCAGCGACGAGGTTGATCCTGTTGAAGTAGGACGAGAGTGTACTCGAAGGTGGGCCGAAGCTGTCAGCAGGGCTCTGCGTTCGAGGGAGCGCGGCTGCGCTCCCTCGGAGCGCTTTCTCGATCTCTACTACACCGACCTAGTCGCTGACCCGGTGGCAGCTGTGGAACGAGTCTATGGACATTTTGACCTGCCCCTGCCCGACGGACTTCGGGACAAGGTTCGGGAATCCATCACCAGGAACCCGAAGAACCGTTTTGGGGAACATCGGTATCACCTCCATGACTTTGGGTTGGATCTTCAAGAAGAAGAGAAGAGATATGCCGCCTACCGGGAACGTTTTCGCTTGTGA
- a CDS encoding ketopantoate reductase C-terminal domain-containing protein, with protein sequence MTDHLSNRVFVVGAGGIGCALGYALRAGGIDVIFVEADPAKVCWGRSHGVGLDGHPLLPAKFVHFAEWQPPQEGVILLCTKCYDNKAVLNRLPSTVTVIPVQNGFDPDLIERSHIEGIASFVSECFPQKTHTRITRGGSLHIGHTALSEHRRESTSVELLIEVLRRHGHFRVRTVVEILPYKYAKLMYNSAISPLAAAAGLDNSQLLINRRARQLFFAMLSENYRILKDARVPLGKIGPFHPDTVNRILRFRALAWALAWPFSVSLRNTYCSMSGDVPKGRTEIDNYNGHLLHLAGDRPCPLNRRAYALLKRMESEALQPALERLEELIL encoded by the coding sequence ATGACCGATCATCTATCGAACAGGGTCTTCGTGGTGGGGGCGGGCGGTATCGGATGTGCCCTGGGCTACGCGTTGCGCGCGGGCGGTATCGATGTAATCTTTGTCGAGGCCGACCCAGCCAAGGTGTGCTGGGGGCGCTCTCATGGCGTGGGTCTTGATGGGCATCCCTTGCTTCCGGCAAAGTTCGTCCATTTTGCGGAGTGGCAGCCGCCGCAAGAGGGCGTTATCCTGCTTTGTACGAAATGCTATGACAACAAGGCGGTGCTGAATCGACTGCCCTCGACAGTTACCGTCATTCCAGTTCAGAATGGCTTTGATCCCGACCTGATCGAACGCAGTCATATCGAAGGCATCGCCTCGTTCGTCTCCGAGTGTTTTCCTCAAAAAACGCACACGCGAATCACCCGAGGGGGGAGTCTGCATATTGGGCACACTGCCTTGAGCGAGCACCGCCGAGAATCTACCTCGGTGGAATTGCTGATCGAAGTACTGCGGCGACACGGTCACTTTCGGGTTCGGACAGTCGTAGAGATCTTGCCCTACAAGTATGCGAAATTGATGTATAACTCCGCCATCAGCCCGCTCGCGGCGGCTGCGGGACTTGATAACAGCCAGCTGTTGATCAATCGCAGGGCGCGGCAGCTGTTCTTTGCCATGTTGAGCGAGAATTACCGGATCCTAAAAGATGCCCGGGTGCCTTTGGGTAAGATCGGACCATTTCACCCCGACACAGTCAACCGTATTCTGCGCTTCCGAGCGCTCGCCTGGGCGCTCGCCTGGCCGTTTTCCGTGAGCTTGCGCAACACGTATTGTTCCATGTCGGGGGACGTTCCCAAAGGTCGCACCGAGATCGACAACTACAACGGCCATCTTCTGCACCTGGCGGGTGATCGTCCCTGCCCCCTCAATCGTCGCGCCTACGCGCTGCTCAAACGCATGGAAAGTGAAGCGCTCCAACCAGCTCTGGAGAGGTTGGAGGAGCTGATCCTATGA
- a CDS encoding NAD-dependent epimerase/dehydratase family protein, giving the protein MKPCRVLVTGGAGFIGSHLVRQLVAANHAVLVLEKPGAPVSHLPQDQIEIVFADIRDGAAVARATVGCDVVVHLAANPNLWARNPADFEQVNHQGTRHVLEAARMAGARRIVHVSTESILATAHGQEMITEKTQTSLSDMIGPYCRSKWLAEQAAQEAVEAGQPVVIVRPTIPVGPGDVNLGPLSRLICDFCNGQVKGYLDGGLNLIDVHDAAAGIWAAAEHGEIGRRYLLAGEDWSILGLLSLLAKLSGRSAPQWRVPYAIALAFAYFEEQVCRHFAATVPMATVTGVRLTQRHFRFDGRQSARDLRLEPMRDCGDAVGAALGWFRAAGLITT; this is encoded by the coding sequence ATGAAGCCCTGCAGGGTCCTCGTCACGGGCGGCGCGGGATTCATCGGCTCGCACCTGGTGCGGCAGCTCGTCGCTGCGAATCATGCGGTGCTTGTGCTCGAGAAGCCGGGAGCGCCGGTCTCGCACTTGCCGCAAGACCAGATCGAGATAGTCTTCGCCGACATCCGCGATGGAGCGGCTGTGGCGCGGGCGACGGTCGGCTGCGACGTTGTGGTGCACCTGGCGGCTAATCCCAACCTGTGGGCGCGTAACCCGGCTGACTTCGAGCAAGTCAACCACCAAGGGACGCGCCACGTGCTCGAAGCTGCCCGGATGGCCGGCGCCCGCCGCATCGTTCATGTCTCCACGGAATCGATTCTCGCGACGGCGCATGGTCAGGAAATGATCACGGAAAAAACCCAGACCTCACTGAGCGATATGATCGGGCCGTACTGTCGCAGCAAGTGGCTCGCCGAACAGGCTGCCCAGGAAGCCGTGGAAGCCGGACAGCCGGTGGTGATTGTTCGACCCACCATACCTGTTGGTCCGGGCGACGTGAACTTGGGGCCACTCTCCCGTTTGATCTGTGATTTTTGCAACGGTCAGGTCAAAGGCTATCTGGACGGCGGTCTCAATCTCATCGACGTTCACGACGCCGCTGCCGGCATCTGGGCTGCTGCCGAGCACGGCGAGATTGGCCGTCGCTATCTGCTGGCCGGTGAAGACTGGAGTATCCTTGGCCTTTTGAGTTTATTGGCCAAGCTGAGCGGTCGGTCCGCGCCCCAATGGCGAGTTCCCTACGCGATTGCCCTCGCCTTTGCGTATTTCGAAGAACAGGTTTGCCGTCACTTCGCCGCAACTGTGCCCATGGCAACGGTCACGGGGGTTCGACTGACGCAGAGACACTTTCGCTTCGATGGACGTCAGTCGGCGCGGGATTTGAGATTGGAACCCATGCGTGACTGCGGCGACGCTGTGGGAGCAGCCCTGGGCTGGTTTCGGGCTGCCGGTTTGATCACGACGTAG
- a CDS encoding TerC family protein, which produces MFDWLTHSDMWIALGTLTALEIVLGVDNVIFISVLVGRLPQHQRNLARRLGLGLAMVTRLGLLFSISLMMELTAPLFTVLNQALSGRDLILIIGGLFLLAKATHEIHNSLEGPDEQELSAVPAGLGMMLLQIALLDIVFSLDSVITAVGLVDEVSVMATAIIAAVIVMMVAARPIGDFVDAHPTVKILALSFLILVGVTLMVEGFDVHVPKGYIYFAMAFSVAVEMVNLRIRARTAPPIKLRHRYAEGKTRSLKSKC; this is translated from the coding sequence ATGTTCGATTGGCTGACTCATTCAGACATGTGGATCGCGCTGGGCACCCTGACGGCGCTCGAAATCGTCCTCGGGGTCGATAACGTTATTTTTATTTCGGTCCTTGTGGGGCGACTTCCTCAGCACCAACGGAATCTGGCGCGACGCCTCGGGCTCGGCCTTGCGATGGTCACAAGGCTGGGCTTGTTATTTTCCATCTCACTCATGATGGAACTCACGGCTCCACTGTTTACGGTGCTGAACCAAGCCCTCTCGGGGCGGGATCTGATTCTCATCATCGGCGGACTGTTTCTCCTCGCGAAAGCCACGCACGAAATCCATAACAGCCTGGAAGGGCCGGACGAACAGGAGCTCTCGGCCGTTCCAGCCGGCCTTGGAATGATGCTGCTTCAAATCGCGCTGCTGGATATCGTCTTCTCGTTGGATTCCGTCATCACTGCAGTCGGGTTGGTGGATGAGGTGTCCGTCATGGCGACGGCGATCATCGCGGCCGTGATCGTCATGATGGTCGCCGCTCGGCCCATCGGCGATTTCGTCGATGCCCATCCGACGGTTAAAATCTTAGCGCTCTCGTTCCTTATCCTTGTCGGGGTAACGTTGATGGTGGAGGGCTTCGATGTCCATGTGCCTAAGGGTTATATCTATTTCGCGATGGCATTTTCCGTCGCAGTTGAGATGGTTAACCTACGAATCCGAGCGCGTACCGCTCCACCGATCAAACTGCGTCACAGATATGCGGAGGGAAAAACACGATCGCTCAAGAGCAAATGTTGA
- a CDS encoding sigma-54 dependent transcriptional regulator: protein MGTGDEMVGASPSIRAVFDLVRKMASTEMPVLITGETGTGKELTARAIHARSPRKHGSFVPISCGAIPETLLESELFGHERGAFTGAVQQKKGKLEAAAGGTLFLDEVGDLLPALQVKLLRFLQEGTFERVGGQETLHVDARVLAATNVDLKTAIEKNLFREDLYYRLDVLHIHLPPLRDRGEDTLLMAMVFLRQAATTYRKQIRSYTPQAVDVLRAYSWPGNVRELSNRVRRAVVMAEGMDITPYDLDLPVEKLQAVDSLDSLRAAHRRIEMELLVKAISLHRGNLTRMARDLEVSRSTLYRKLRAYGLEKFVPAATPLLFGSRSESKKSAKLPSQDNQGGISPEPTVGNLPSEPLHQFPQSVEPPVSL from the coding sequence GTGGGAACCGGCGACGAAATGGTGGGAGCGAGTCCCTCCATCCGCGCAGTCTTTGATTTGGTTCGCAAAATGGCGAGCACCGAGATGCCGGTCCTCATTACCGGTGAGACAGGCACCGGGAAGGAATTGACCGCGCGAGCGATCCATGCGCGAAGTCCCCGGAAGCACGGGTCGTTTGTCCCGATCAGTTGTGGAGCCATTCCGGAAACCTTGTTGGAATCGGAACTGTTCGGTCATGAACGTGGCGCCTTCACAGGGGCCGTTCAACAAAAGAAGGGTAAACTGGAAGCGGCGGCCGGCGGCACATTATTCCTTGATGAAGTGGGCGATCTGTTGCCCGCCCTACAGGTCAAGCTGCTGCGATTTTTACAGGAGGGCACGTTCGAACGGGTCGGAGGACAAGAGACGCTCCATGTCGATGCGCGTGTCCTCGCCGCGACCAATGTCGACCTGAAAACGGCGATCGAAAAGAATCTCTTTCGGGAAGATCTCTATTACAGGCTCGACGTGTTGCATATTCATCTGCCGCCGCTGAGGGACCGAGGCGAGGACACCTTGCTCATGGCCATGGTCTTTCTCAGGCAGGCCGCGACGACCTATCGCAAGCAGATCCGAAGCTATACGCCCCAGGCCGTCGATGTGTTGCGTGCCTATTCTTGGCCAGGAAATGTGCGAGAGCTGAGCAATCGGGTCCGACGCGCCGTGGTCATGGCGGAGGGAATGGACATTACTCCGTATGACTTAGACCTGCCCGTTGAGAAGCTCCAAGCCGTGGATTCATTGGATTCTCTGCGGGCGGCTCACCGACGGATTGAGATGGAGTTGTTGGTGAAGGCGATCAGTTTACATCGAGGGAACTTAACCCGGATGGCCCGAGACTTGGAGGTGAGCCGCTCGACGTTGTACCGTAAACTTCGAGCCTATGGGCTTGAAAAATTTGTGCCCGCCGCGACGCCGTTGTTATTCGGCTCCAGATCCGAGTCCAAAAAGTCGGCAAAGCTCCCCTCTCAGGATAACCAGGGCGGGATCTCGCCTGAACCTACAGTAGGGAACCTTCCCTCGGAGCCGTTGCATCAATTTCCCCAATCGGTCGAGCCACCGGTTTCGTTATGA
- a CDS encoding peptide chain release factor 3 encodes MTTETTLLGELAAATARRRTFAIISHPDAGKTTLTEKLLLYSGLIRTAGMVRGRKGGKTTASDWMGMEQERGISITASAMQFPYKETVVNLLDTPGHQDFSEDTYRTLTAADSAIMVIDAAKGVETQTRKLFAVCRMRRIPVLTLINKMDLPGRPPLDLMTEVEQALDIHASAINWPIGSGSDFVGIVSRADSRVQLFSKTMHGGATKVDTDTLPLTELHSNGRVSQDTMAEVQHDLELLDIAGNPFTREQFLQGEVTPVFFASALTNFGIESFLDAFVNLAPSPGMRAADRDDGSEFSVNPIDMPFSAYVFKLQANMNPKHRDSTAFLRICSGRFERDMVVKHHRLARDIRLARPHSLVAQERSTVEEAYPGDIIGIINPGVFAIGDTVSLTGGFNFKPLPQFQPEIFARLRPTDVGKRKAFDKGLFQMAQEGTVQIMKSFNDQEALIAAVGRLQFDVLQYRLRQEYRVETILDALPFTCSAWLDGDPSTFKPPSASMLVKDQRDRVVILFGDPLMKTIARDRNPDHKLREMG; translated from the coding sequence ATGACGACTGAGACGACTCTACTCGGCGAGCTCGCCGCCGCTACCGCGCGGAGGCGGACCTTTGCCATCATCAGCCACCCGGATGCCGGGAAAACGACGCTGACCGAAAAGCTTCTCCTGTACTCCGGCTTGATCCGAACCGCAGGCATGGTGCGTGGACGCAAAGGCGGTAAAACCACCGCCTCGGATTGGATGGGAATGGAACAAGAGCGCGGCATTTCCATCACCGCTTCGGCCATGCAGTTTCCCTATAAAGAGACCGTGGTGAACTTGCTGGATACGCCCGGCCACCAAGATTTCTCCGAAGATACCTATCGCACCTTGACGGCCGCCGACAGTGCCATCATGGTCATCGATGCAGCCAAAGGTGTGGAAACCCAGACTCGGAAACTCTTTGCCGTCTGCCGCATGCGGCGGATCCCTGTTCTGACGTTGATCAACAAGATGGACCTGCCGGGGCGTCCGCCGCTCGACCTGATGACCGAAGTAGAGCAGGCATTGGACATTCACGCCAGTGCGATCAACTGGCCGATCGGGTCCGGCAGTGACTTCGTGGGCATTGTCAGTCGTGCCGACAGCCGGGTGCAGCTGTTCAGCAAGACGATGCACGGTGGGGCGACGAAGGTCGACACGGACACCTTGCCGCTGACGGAGCTTCACTCAAATGGCAGAGTGTCCCAAGATACGATGGCGGAAGTCCAACATGATCTGGAGCTTTTGGACATTGCCGGGAATCCCTTCACGCGTGAGCAGTTTCTCCAGGGGGAGGTCACCCCGGTCTTTTTTGCGTCGGCACTCACGAATTTTGGGATTGAAAGCTTTCTCGACGCGTTTGTGAATCTCGCGCCAAGTCCCGGCATGCGGGCTGCTGACCGCGATGACGGATCCGAGTTCTCTGTGAATCCGATCGATATGCCGTTCAGCGCCTATGTATTCAAACTGCAGGCGAACATGAATCCCAAACATCGAGACAGCACCGCCTTTCTTCGGATCTGTTCCGGACGGTTCGAGCGAGATATGGTGGTCAAGCATCATCGGTTGGCTCGGGATATTCGATTGGCAAGGCCGCACAGTCTGGTGGCGCAGGAACGCAGTACGGTCGAAGAAGCCTATCCTGGCGACATCATCGGAATAATCAACCCTGGGGTCTTCGCCATCGGCGATACGGTATCATTAACAGGGGGCTTCAATTTTAAACCGCTGCCGCAATTCCAACCGGAAATATTCGCGCGTCTCAGACCAACGGACGTCGGCAAACGCAAAGCCTTCGATAAGGGCCTATTCCAGATGGCACAAGAGGGGACCGTGCAGATCATGAAAAGCTTCAACGACCAGGAGGCTCTGATCGCTGCGGTCGGTCGTCTCCAGTTCGATGTGCTGCAATATCGACTCCGCCAGGAATATCGCGTGGAAACCATCCTCGACGCGCTGCCCTTTACGTGTAGTGCGTGGCTGGATGGGGATCCCTCTACCTTCAAACCGCCATCGGCTTCGATGCTGGTGAAGGATCAACGGGACCGAGTCGTTATCCTATTCGGCGATCCGCTCATGAAGACCATCGCACGTGACCGGAATCCCGATCACAAACTACGTGAAATGGGATAG